TTTGGTCGCCTCTTCCGGATGCAGCACATGCCATTCAAACTCATCACGGAAATGACGGATAGCCGCAGCTACCGGCCAGGCAGCAGCATCACCCAGCGGGCAGATGGTGTTACCTTCTATTTTACGCTGAATATCCCAAAGCAGGTCTATATCACTCATTTTACCCTTACCGTTCTCGATGTTGAGCAGTACGCGTTTCATCCAGCCGGTACCTTCACGGCATGGGCTGCATTGACCGCAGCTCTCGTGATGGTAGAAGCGGGCAAAGGTGAGGGTATTTTTCACAATACACTGGTCTTCATCCAGTACGATGAAACCGCCGGAACCCAGCATGGTACCAGTTGCAAAGCCTCCGTCAGACAGACTTTCGTAGGTCATCATACGCGGTTCACCTTTGGCTGTTTTCAGCAGCAGGTTAGCCGGCAGGATAGGAACGGAAGAACCACCCGGGATACAGGCTTTGAGGCGTTTACCGTTAGGGATACCGCCACAGTATTCATCAGAATAAATAAACTCTTCTACGGAAATGTTCATTTCTATTTCATAAACCCCTGGTTTGTTGATATTACCACAGGCAGAAATGAGTTTGGTACCGGTAGATTTACCTGTACCGTATTTCGCATATTCTTCACCACCGATGCGCAGGATAGGCACTACGGTAGCCAGTGTTTCCACGTTGTTCACAACGGTCGGGCAATCCCACAGACCTTTTACAGCCGGGAAAGGAGGTTTGATACGCGGGTTA
The DNA window shown above is from Chitinophaga agri and carries:
- the nuoF gene encoding NADH-quinone oxidoreductase subunit NuoF translates to MGRKLLFDKAHIEGIRYYDVYRANGGYGSAEKALKSMSPEQVLDEVKKSGLRGRGGAGFPTGMKWSFIAKPEGVPRYLVCNADESEPGTFKDRYLMEFIPHLLIEGLLISSYTLGCNSCYIYIRGEYAWIPDILEEAIADAKKNGWLGKNIQGTGFDLEIYVQRGAGAYICGEETALIESLEGKRGNPRIKPPFPAVKGLWDCPTVVNNVETLATVVPILRIGGEEYAKYGTGKSTGTKLISACGNINKPGVYEIEMNISVEEFIYSDEYCGGIPNGKRLKACIPGGSSVPILPANLLLKTAKGEPRMMTYESLSDGGFATGTMLGSGGFIVLDEDQCIVKNTLTFARFYHHESCGQCSPCREGTGWMKRVLLNIENGKGKMSDIDLLWDIQRKIEGNTICPLGDAAAWPVAAAIRHFRDEFEWHVLHPEEATKRNYGLAHYADPLEIAAPAAV